A genomic window from Osmerus eperlanus chromosome 5, fOsmEpe2.1, whole genome shotgun sequence includes:
- the tcp11l1 gene encoding T-complex protein 11-like protein 1 isoform X1, with amino-acid sequence MPKDSDKPGCGKDNNTEDRTEISEDSLMEKTSPTRFVSVEELMRTAKGVTNMALAHEIVVNQGFQVKPVEPPEGSLEKKIKEVMHKAFWDCLEGQLREEPPSYHHAIKLLAEIKETLLSFLLTGPGHTRLRALIQEVLDLELIQQQAENSALDIRKVVEFVVGMMGSLCAPSRDGDIRALKEITDLVPLLRAIFLVLDKMKIDMANFAVSSIRPHLLQQSVEYERNKFQEFLDKQPNALDLTEKWLEDAVRSLQESGADGSGMAASNPLPLLPVNVHNHAFLYLLKWDHASEPFPETVLMDQVRFQEMKRDVGRLALVATVLLVVYNTSGEAIAGLPGLMDTLKNTIYTLLTDLHQPSFRAADALATIAERLCVDLGEVLSQHGFTPFSSDRQRVLKGQISAVAHSDNAVRKVIDSRIQTYLLGVLESSVHKSAPSLPGGLAPISKELEELAVKFGRLVNLNKLVFSPFYQQIFQKILKDDATA; translated from the exons ATGCCTAAGGACTCCGACAAGCCTGGGTGTGGCAAGGACAACAACACAGAGGACAGGACTGAGATATCTGAGGACTCTCTAATGGAGAAAA CCAGCCCAACAAGGTTTGTGTCTGTGGAGGAGCTTATGAGGACCGCCAAGGGTGTGACCAACATGGCGCTGGCCCATGAGATCGTGGTGAACCAGGGCTTCCAGGTGAAGCCAGTGGAGCCACCGGAGGGAAG TTTGGAGAAAAAAATTAAAGAGGTCATGCACAAAGCATTCTGGGACTGCCTGGAGGGCCAGTTGAGAGAGGAGCCGCCATCATATCACCATGCCATTAAGCTCCTGGCGGAAATCAAAGAA actctcctctccttcctgctgACCGGGCCGGGTCACACGCGGCTCCGCGCCCTCATCCAGGAGGTTTTGGACCTGGAGCTTATCCAGCAGCAGGCAGAGAACAGCGCTCTGGACATCCGTAAAGTAGTGGAGTTTGTGGTGGGAATGATGGGGTCTCTCTGCGCCCCTTCCAGGGATGGGGACATTCGAGCACTCAAGGAGATCACTGATCTCGTGCCACTGCTAAG GGCAATATTCTTAGTCCTGGATAAGATGAAGATTGACATGGCCAACTTTGCAGTCAGCAGTATTCGACCACATCTCCTCCAGCAGTCGGTAGAGTACGAGAGGAACAAATTCCAGGAATTTCTTGATAAACAACCTA ACGCCTTAGATCTGACTGAAAAATGGCTTGAAGATGCGGTGAGGTCTTTACAAGAGAGTGGGGCAGATGGCTCTGGTATGGCTGCCTCcaaccctctccctcttctccctgtgaACGTTCACAACCATGCCTTCCTTTATCTACTGAAGTGGGACCACGCCTCAGAACCATTCCCTGAG ACAGTGCTGATGGACCAGGTGCGTTtccaggagatgaagagagatgtgGGCAGGCTGGCACTGGTGGCCACAGTGCTGCTGGTGGTGTACAACACCTCAGGAGAGGCCATTGCTGGTCTACCGGGCCTCATGGACACCTTGAAGAACACCATCTACACCCTGCTCACTGACCTCCACCAGCC CTCCTTCAGGGCTGCCGATGCTTTAGCGACCATAGCAGAACGGCTGTGTGTGGATCTGGGTGAGGTTCTGTCTCAACATGGCTTCACCCCATTCTCCTCTGACCGTCAGAGGGTCCTGAAGGGTCAGATTTCTGCAGTGGCACACTCCGACAACGCCGTACGCAAGGTCATAG ACTCTCGTATCCAGACTTACCTGCTGGGGGTCCTGGAGTCCAGCGTTCACAAGAGCGCCCCCTCCTTGCCCGGAGGTTTAGCGCCTATTAGCAAAGAGCTGGAAGAGTTGGCTGTAAAGTTTGGTCGTCTGGTTAACCTCAACAAGCTAGTTTTCTCTCCATTCTACCAGCAGATATTTCAAAAAATCCTTAAAGATGATGCCACAGCTTAA
- the LOC134021214 gene encoding DEP domain-containing protein 7-like, whose translation MASVKELAAALNLAEKLCLRPSGQGMASKPFQTCIWSSIIANLRATVKVKKRRVHLKAHSDCFLGSDAVDVVSTHILHCRFFEGVEIERAKVVCVCQALLDCNVFEAVGTKVFGKEKKRLEFHDSRSSLYRFLNAQNPSLEELERVLHPGIQTMFGCRTKPSIQDETGFTHSTPVKLNLPLKTLEENISPSKGSMDSTLPQYLVDDVWQEQTMLRLLQLLELPLLDTLLHSVNAPQHLGNGNPDLIYTSNYLDREVLRAFRDSQYDHWLCAALDCLDFLPDQYLVQVSRELPRCAAPEVGDTEQGPCPGVGPEAQPRRPGMMQCKLLLFDTLLRYYSHPDRQPLLSPHMADIYTGVTDLLVQGRLDQALEAMQLSLKLLQQHRREELQTLLCFMTLAAHPQELPLDKEVENRLVVKRTFWRAIIHIKHLSKEKVDLLLLFMMDNLQDIFKIPGALHKLVSDKLSSIILGKQPDVTGSVFCQQVSTKTFEDAATTTNELHALLKSIHEDPMHSAKKKKRLLGQFYQGHPEIFVQFFGDSVSTML comes from the exons ATGGCTTCAGTAAAGGAGTTGGCCGCAGCGCTAAATCTCGCGGAGAAGTTGTGCTTGCGTCCTTCAG GTCAGGGGATGGCCAGTAAGCCGTTCCAGACTTGTATCTGGAGCAGTATCATCGCTAACCTCAGAGCCACGGTCAAGGTGAAGAAGAGACGCGTGCATCTCAAGGCACACAGCGACTGTTTCCTGGGGTCTGATGCGGTGGATGTCGTATCCACCCACATCCTCCATTGCAG gtTCTTTGAGGGAGTAGAAATTGAGCGTGccaaagtggtgtgtgtgtgtcaggcactCCTGGACTGCAACGTGTTTGAGGCAGTGGGAACCAAGGTGTTCGGCAAAGAGAAGAAACGTCTTGAGTTCCATGATAGCAGGAGCAGCCTCTACAGGTTCCTGAACGCACAGAATCCGTCTCTGGAGGAACTAGAGAGGGTCCTTCACCCAGGGATCCAGACCATGTTCGGCTGCAGGACTAAACCCAGCAT TCAAGATGAGACTGGCTTTACCCACAGTACACCTGTTAAATTAAACCTACCCTTGAAGACACTGGAGGAGAATATAAGCCCAAGCAAAGGATCAATGGATTCAACACTACCACAGTATT TGGTGGATGATGTGTGGCAGGAGCAGACCATGCTCCGCCTGCTGCAGCTCCTGGAGCTCCCTCTGCTGGACACTCTGCTCCACAGCGTCAACGCCCCCCAGCACCTGGGGAACGGGAACCCAGACCTCATCTACACCAGCAACTATCTGGACAGAGAGGTCCTCCGTGCCTTCAGGGACTCGCAGTAC GATCATTGGCTCTGTGCTGCGCTGGACTGTCTGGACTTCCTCCCTGACCAGTACTTGGTCCAGGTGAGCCGCGAGCTGCCCAGGTGTGCTGCCCCTGAGGTGGGCGACACCGAGCAGGGTCCCTGCCCAGGTGTGGGCCCGGAGGCCCAGCCTCGTAGACCAGGCATGATGCAGTGCAAGCTCCTGCTGTTTGACACCCTCCTGAGATACTACAGCCATCCAGACCGCCAGCCCCTGCTGTCCCCTCACATGGCAGACATCTATACTGGAGTCACTGACCTGCTGG TGCAGGGCCGTCTGGACCAGGCTCTGGAGGCCATGCAGCTGAGCCTCAAGCTTCTCCAGCAGcacaggagggaggagctgCAGACACTGCTCTGCTTCATGACCCTGGCTGCCCACCCTCAGGAGCTCCCACTGGataaggag GTTGAGAACAGACTGGTGGTGAAGAGGACTTTCTGGAGAGCCATCATCCACATCAAGCATCTTTCCAAAGAGAAGGTGGATCTCCTTCTGCTGTTCATGATGGACAATCTTCAGGACATATTTAAG ATACCAGGTGCCCTTCACAAGCTGGTTAGTGACAAACTCTCCAGCATCATCCTCGGAAAGCAACCCGATGTCACTG GCTCAGTGTTCTGTCAGCAAGTCTCCACTAAAACGTTTGAGGACGCCGCTACAACCACCAACGAGCTGCATGCCTTGCTGAAAAGCATCCATGAGGACCCAATGCACTCGGCCAAGAAAAAGAAACGGCTCCTTGGCCAGTTTTATCAAGGCCACCCAGAGATATTTGTGCAGTTTTTTGGTGATTCTGTGTCTACTATGTTGTAA
- the tcp11l1 gene encoding T-complex protein 11-like protein 1 isoform X2: MRTAKGVTNMALAHEIVVNQGFQVKPVEPPEGSLEKKIKEVMHKAFWDCLEGQLREEPPSYHHAIKLLAEIKETLLSFLLTGPGHTRLRALIQEVLDLELIQQQAENSALDIRKVVEFVVGMMGSLCAPSRDGDIRALKEITDLVPLLRAIFLVLDKMKIDMANFAVSSIRPHLLQQSVEYERNKFQEFLDKQPNALDLTEKWLEDAVRSLQESGADGSGMAASNPLPLLPVNVHNHAFLYLLKWDHASEPFPETVLMDQVRFQEMKRDVGRLALVATVLLVVYNTSGEAIAGLPGLMDTLKNTIYTLLTDLHQPSFRAADALATIAERLCVDLGEVLSQHGFTPFSSDRQRVLKGQISAVAHSDNAVRKVIDSRIQTYLLGVLESSVHKSAPSLPGGLAPISKELEELAVKFGRLVNLNKLVFSPFYQQIFQKILKDDATA; encoded by the exons ATGAGGACCGCCAAGGGTGTGACCAACATGGCGCTGGCCCATGAGATCGTGGTGAACCAGGGCTTCCAGGTGAAGCCAGTGGAGCCACCGGAGGGAAG TTTGGAGAAAAAAATTAAAGAGGTCATGCACAAAGCATTCTGGGACTGCCTGGAGGGCCAGTTGAGAGAGGAGCCGCCATCATATCACCATGCCATTAAGCTCCTGGCGGAAATCAAAGAA actctcctctccttcctgctgACCGGGCCGGGTCACACGCGGCTCCGCGCCCTCATCCAGGAGGTTTTGGACCTGGAGCTTATCCAGCAGCAGGCAGAGAACAGCGCTCTGGACATCCGTAAAGTAGTGGAGTTTGTGGTGGGAATGATGGGGTCTCTCTGCGCCCCTTCCAGGGATGGGGACATTCGAGCACTCAAGGAGATCACTGATCTCGTGCCACTGCTAAG GGCAATATTCTTAGTCCTGGATAAGATGAAGATTGACATGGCCAACTTTGCAGTCAGCAGTATTCGACCACATCTCCTCCAGCAGTCGGTAGAGTACGAGAGGAACAAATTCCAGGAATTTCTTGATAAACAACCTA ACGCCTTAGATCTGACTGAAAAATGGCTTGAAGATGCGGTGAGGTCTTTACAAGAGAGTGGGGCAGATGGCTCTGGTATGGCTGCCTCcaaccctctccctcttctccctgtgaACGTTCACAACCATGCCTTCCTTTATCTACTGAAGTGGGACCACGCCTCAGAACCATTCCCTGAG ACAGTGCTGATGGACCAGGTGCGTTtccaggagatgaagagagatgtgGGCAGGCTGGCACTGGTGGCCACAGTGCTGCTGGTGGTGTACAACACCTCAGGAGAGGCCATTGCTGGTCTACCGGGCCTCATGGACACCTTGAAGAACACCATCTACACCCTGCTCACTGACCTCCACCAGCC CTCCTTCAGGGCTGCCGATGCTTTAGCGACCATAGCAGAACGGCTGTGTGTGGATCTGGGTGAGGTTCTGTCTCAACATGGCTTCACCCCATTCTCCTCTGACCGTCAGAGGGTCCTGAAGGGTCAGATTTCTGCAGTGGCACACTCCGACAACGCCGTACGCAAGGTCATAG ACTCTCGTATCCAGACTTACCTGCTGGGGGTCCTGGAGTCCAGCGTTCACAAGAGCGCCCCCTCCTTGCCCGGAGGTTTAGCGCCTATTAGCAAAGAGCTGGAAGAGTTGGCTGTAAAGTTTGGTCGTCTGGTTAACCTCAACAAGCTAGTTTTCTCTCCATTCTACCAGCAGATATTTCAAAAAATCCTTAAAGATGATGCCACAGCTTAA